The following proteins are co-located in the Acidobacteriota bacterium genome:
- a CDS encoding thiamine pyrophosphate-dependent enzyme produces the protein MLTKQELLQPLASLRTDEVVVTTMGAVRPWSRFSDSPLDFASADSAMGHVADLALGIALAQPQRKVICLNGDGSLLMTLGSLATVVEAGAPNLILFTVENRTFEITGNQAIAGAGRVDFTGLAQAAGFARTYAFDDPANYARTLPTILREPGPVFVNARVEPGSEGPLSRSRKGEPVAYLQPSLAESAHRLRKVLTE, from the coding sequence GTGTTGACCAAGCAGGAACTGTTGCAACCCCTGGCGTCACTGAGGACGGACGAGGTGGTGGTGACCACGATGGGCGCTGTGCGGCCCTGGTCCAGGTTCTCGGACAGCCCCTTGGACTTCGCCTCGGCGGACAGCGCCATGGGCCACGTTGCCGATCTGGCCCTGGGCATTGCCCTGGCCCAGCCCCAACGCAAGGTCATCTGCCTGAACGGTGACGGCAGCCTCTTGATGACTCTGGGCTCCCTGGCGACGGTAGTAGAAGCCGGAGCCCCCAACTTGATCCTCTTCACGGTTGAAAATCGGACCTTTGAAATCACCGGCAATCAAGCCATTGCGGGCGCCGGCCGGGTGGACTTCACCGGGTTGGCCCAGGCGGCGGGTTTTGCCCGGACCTACGCTTTCGACGACCCGGCGAACTATGCTCGGACCCTTCCCACGATTCTGCGGGAACCCGGGCCGGTGTTTGTGAATGCCCGGGTCGAACCCGGATCCGAAGGTCCGCTTTCCCGCAGCCGCAAGGGGGAGCCGGTGGCGTACCTGCAACCCTCGCTGGCCGAGTCGGCCCACCGATTGAGGAAAGTCCTGACGGAATGA
- a CDS encoding 2-oxoacid:acceptor oxidoreductase subunit alpha produces the protein MKEVTLGIGGAAGDGLDKTGDTFAKTASRLGLYLYAYNSYQSIIRGGHIWLRVRMGEEKVYSHGDHLNLLIALNQDTLERHAREVEPGGAVLFNSDKLTLDSSLFESQVLPVPMPVRELLKPLGKTLPVMQNTVSLGAAIFLLGLDFEMMAEVLADTFQHKGQEVVNQNIQVAKAGYNYAKDKFVPLGYEWNFSRIRRPFITGNEAMALGAVAAGCKFYSAYPMTPASTILHWMVAHADRCGIVVKQCEDEIAVANMAVGAGLAGARSMCATSGGGFALMTEAVGQAGMIEAPVVFITVQRGGPSTGIPTKTEQADLNQALGASQGDFPRIIMAPADVTEAYYTAAEALNLADKYQLPVIILSDLLLSEHPETIERDALKPDLVIDRGQLVTEWPEDNGTYKRYAFTESGISPRALPGTKNTVYVSPTDDHDEEGILISDEYTSPPVRRKVQEKRMRKLEGALKELPPPQIEGPEDADVTLVGWGSCRGVIREAAEMLRSEGIATNQLHFKYLLPFHAKEALEILNGCRKTIGVEVNYTGQFARHLRSETGFSLDDMVLKYDGEPFEPAFIVNRVKEIVGGVSLSLEVTREEAQEIAYHYIRTHLGNSVRPASMQVGNGVSAEEPTWCIELVSRNGGEKTGDLFVGLRTGSTHAWQPVSTVSTD, from the coding sequence ATGAAAGAAGTGACCTTGGGAATAGGAGGAGCCGCCGGCGACGGGTTGGACAAGACCGGCGACACCTTTGCCAAGACCGCCTCCAGATTGGGGCTGTATCTGTATGCCTACAACAGTTACCAGTCCATCATCCGCGGGGGCCACATCTGGTTGCGAGTGAGGATGGGAGAGGAAAAGGTCTACTCTCACGGAGATCACCTGAATCTGCTGATCGCGCTCAACCAGGACACCCTGGAGAGGCATGCCCGGGAAGTGGAGCCCGGCGGAGCTGTCCTGTTCAATTCCGACAAGCTGACCCTCGACTCCTCGCTTTTCGAAAGCCAGGTTCTGCCGGTGCCGATGCCCGTGCGGGAGTTGCTGAAGCCGCTGGGGAAAACCCTTCCCGTCATGCAGAACACGGTATCCCTGGGAGCGGCCATCTTCCTGCTGGGACTGGATTTCGAAATGATGGCCGAAGTCCTGGCCGACACCTTCCAGCACAAGGGCCAGGAGGTGGTCAACCAGAACATCCAGGTGGCCAAGGCGGGTTACAACTACGCCAAGGATAAGTTCGTGCCTCTTGGGTACGAATGGAACTTCAGCCGCATCCGGAGACCCTTCATTACCGGAAACGAAGCCATGGCCCTGGGGGCGGTCGCCGCCGGCTGCAAGTTCTATTCCGCGTACCCCATGACCCCCGCTTCCACCATCCTGCACTGGATGGTCGCTCATGCCGATCGTTGCGGGATCGTGGTCAAGCAGTGCGAGGACGAAATTGCGGTCGCCAACATGGCTGTCGGCGCCGGCCTGGCCGGGGCTCGCTCCATGTGTGCGACCTCGGGCGGCGGGTTTGCCCTGATGACCGAAGCCGTGGGGCAGGCCGGCATGATTGAAGCGCCGGTCGTGTTCATTACGGTCCAGCGTGGCGGTCCCTCGACCGGGATTCCCACCAAGACCGAACAGGCCGATCTGAACCAGGCGCTGGGGGCTTCCCAAGGCGATTTCCCCCGCATCATCATGGCTCCGGCCGACGTGACCGAAGCCTACTATACCGCCGCCGAAGCCCTGAACCTGGCGGACAAGTACCAGCTCCCGGTGATCATTCTCTCCGACCTGCTGCTCTCGGAACATCCCGAGACCATCGAGAGGGATGCGCTCAAGCCCGATCTGGTGATCGACCGCGGCCAACTGGTGACCGAATGGCCGGAAGACAACGGCACCTACAAGCGATACGCTTTCACCGAATCGGGAATATCTCCCCGAGCCCTGCCCGGGACCAAGAACACGGTTTACGTTTCTCCCACCGATGACCACGACGAGGAAGGGATTCTGATCAGCGACGAGTACACCAGTCCGCCGGTGCGGCGCAAGGTGCAGGAAAAGCGCATGAGGAAGCTGGAAGGAGCCCTGAAGGAGTTGCCGCCTCCGCAAATCGAGGGGCCGGAGGACGCGGATGTCACCCTGGTCGGCTGGGGGTCCTGCAGGGGAGTGATTCGGGAAGCCGCCGAGATGCTGAGATCGGAAGGCATTGCCACCAATCAGCTCCATTTCAAGTATCTGCTGCCCTTTCACGCCAAGGAGGCCCTGGAAATCCTGAATGGATGCAGGAAGACCATCGGCGTGGAGGTGAACTACACGGGTCAATTTGCCCGTCATTTGAGGTCCGAGACCGGCTTCTCCCTGGATGACATGGTCCTGAAGTATGACGGGGAGCCTTTCGAGCCGGCCTTCATCGTGAATCGGGTCAAGGAGATCGTGGGAGGCGTGTCGCTGTCGCTGGAGGTCACTCGAGAGGAGGCACAGGAGATTGCCTATCACTACATTCGTACCCATTTGGGCAACTCGGTGCGTCCGGCCTCCATGCAGGTGGGGAACGGCGTGTCGGCAGAAGAGCCCACCTGGTGCATCGAACTGGTGAGCCGTAACGGCGGCGAAAAGACCGGAGACCTGTTCGTCGGACTGCGAACCGGATCCACCCATGCCTGGCAGCCGGTCTCGACGGTATCCACCGATTGA
- the gap gene encoding type I glyceraldehyde-3-phosphate dehydrogenase: MAKKIGINGFGRIGRQVLRAILERHPDTIEVAAVNDLFPAETNAHLLKYDSTYGPFPGVVAAENGSLVVDDRRIRILAERDPAAIGWADLGVELVIESTGVFTDANKAKAHIESGGARKVIISAPAKNEDITIVLGVNGDRYDPENHRVVSNASCTTNGLAPVAKVLYDRFGIQKGLLTTVHAYTNSQRLQDLAAKDMRDARSAGQNIVPAATGAAKAVGLVIPELQGKFGGMAFRVPTPTVSVIDFTAVLGQAATRDQLRQAMLEYAEGSMKGILEVTDEPLVSTDLKGSTFSSVFSAVDTIVIDNLVKVVAWYDNEWGYACRTADLAAIMAGKL, encoded by the coding sequence ATGGCAAAAAAGATCGGCATCAATGGATTTGGCAGGATTGGACGGCAGGTTCTCCGAGCGATTCTGGAGAGACATCCGGATACTATCGAGGTGGCGGCCGTCAACGATCTGTTTCCCGCCGAGACCAATGCTCATCTGCTGAAATACGATTCCACTTACGGACCATTTCCGGGGGTGGTCGCGGCCGAAAACGGTTCCCTGGTGGTGGACGACCGAAGGATCAGGATCCTGGCGGAGAGGGATCCGGCAGCCATCGGATGGGCCGACTTGGGTGTGGAGCTGGTGATCGAGTCCACCGGGGTCTTCACCGACGCCAACAAGGCCAAGGCCCACATCGAATCGGGCGGCGCCAGAAAGGTGATCATCTCCGCACCGGCCAAGAACGAGGACATCACCATCGTGCTCGGGGTCAACGGGGACCGATACGACCCTGAGAATCATCGGGTGGTCTCCAACGCTTCCTGCACCACCAATGGCCTGGCTCCGGTAGCCAAGGTCCTCTATGACCGCTTCGGCATCCAGAAGGGACTCCTGACCACCGTGCACGCCTACACCAACAGCCAACGGCTGCAGGATCTGGCGGCCAAGGATATGAGGGACGCCCGCTCGGCGGGTCAGAACATCGTGCCGGCGGCCACCGGAGCCGCCAAGGCGGTGGGCCTGGTCATCCCGGAGCTTCAGGGAAAGTTCGGGGGCATGGCCTTCCGGGTGCCGACCCCCACTGTCTCCGTCATCGATTTCACGGCCGTACTGGGGCAGGCGGCTACCCGGGACCAGCTGCGCCAGGCCATGCTCGAATATGCTGAGGGTTCCATGAAGGGCATCCTGGAGGTGACCGACGAGCCCCTGGTCTCTACCGACTTGAAGGGCAGCACCTTCTCTTCCGTCTTCAGCGCGGTGGACACCATCGTCATCGACAACCTGGTCAAGGTGGTTGCCTGGTACGACAACGAGTGGGGCTATGCCTGCCGAACCGCCGACTTGGCCGCCATCATGGCCGGCAAGCTTTGA
- a CDS encoding MBL fold metallo-hydrolase codes for MRIVLIAITAIGLCVAWNCASDPPLPSETDTLKRITEGVWFRMGEREHGHCNNVVIDLGEGLLVVDANFPSGAQALMADIKQVTTKPVSYVFDTHHHGDHAYANAVWTRAGATTLAHIGVAEEMKRYEPARWQQAARNREDVAAVGEDTVQLPQKTFSQVPHVLEGASRRVEFHHFGWAHTRGDGMVYLPDDKILCTGDAIVNGPFNYTGDGNTGNWPNVVSQAMELGFETILPGHGSSGGREVAEGQRQFLQEINAAVEKAFEGKTPLEDLVTLEDGAGVATTVKLSDDVGNWVGNRFAEQVRVRYAELAEGKPHGEILGGP; via the coding sequence ATGCGAATCGTCCTCATAGCCATCACCGCGATCGGCCTTTGCGTGGCCTGGAACTGCGCCTCAGATCCGCCCCTTCCTTCCGAGACCGACACCCTCAAGCGGATCACCGAGGGGGTGTGGTTCCGGATGGGCGAGCGGGAGCACGGACACTGCAACAACGTGGTCATTGACCTCGGAGAAGGTTTGCTGGTGGTGGACGCCAACTTCCCGAGCGGCGCCCAGGCGCTCATGGCGGATATCAAGCAGGTCACCACCAAGCCGGTCAGCTACGTGTTCGACACCCACCATCACGGGGACCATGCCTATGCCAATGCGGTCTGGACCCGGGCCGGCGCCACCACGCTGGCACATATCGGCGTGGCCGAGGAGATGAAGCGCTACGAGCCTGCCCGCTGGCAGCAAGCGGCCCGGAACCGCGAGGATGTGGCCGCCGTGGGCGAGGATACGGTGCAACTCCCGCAAAAGACGTTCAGCCAGGTCCCGCACGTGCTGGAGGGAGCCAGCCGGCGGGTGGAGTTTCATCACTTCGGATGGGCCCACACGCGCGGTGACGGCATGGTCTATCTGCCGGACGACAAGATCCTTTGCACGGGCGACGCGATCGTGAACGGGCCCTTCAACTACACGGGCGACGGCAACACGGGCAACTGGCCGAATGTGGTCAGCCAGGCCATGGAGCTGGGCTTCGAAACCATCCTACCGGGCCACGGCTCCTCGGGAGGTCGAGAGGTTGCCGAAGGGCAGCGGCAGTTCTTGCAGGAAATCAACGCTGCCGTCGAGAAGGCCTTCGAGGGCAAGACGCCGCTGGAAGACCTGGTGACGCTGGAGGACGGAGCCGGCGTGGCTACGACCGTGAAGTTGTCGGACGACGTCGGCAACTGGGTCGGCAATCGCTTTGCGGAACAGGTGCGAGTGCGGTACGCGGAACTCGCCGAGGGCAAGCCTCACGGAGAAATTCTGGGCGGACCCTAG
- a CDS encoding thiamine pyrophosphate-dependent enzyme gives MEMTISLPISTYESIIDPDWCPGCGDFGVLRGVKMAAGKLGIKPEELFTVSGIGCSSNLPGYIHAYGVHSLHGRAVAVASGIKFANQDMNVVITGGDGDGYGIGLGHFVHAMRRNLDLTYIVMNNQIYGLTTGQASPTTMKEVRTKSTPRGNAEMPLNPIALAIVSGATYVSRAFSGEPRHMADVIAGGIAHKGFALVDVFSPCVTYNKINTYPWFKKRVYKLEDDSDYDATDHQGALKRAYEWGDRIPLGLFYREEQPTYEESEPALKEGPLVHQKLGMEKELFDDLMEEFV, from the coding sequence ATGGAAATGACGATTTCTTTACCCATCAGCACCTATGAAAGCATCATCGATCCGGACTGGTGTCCGGGCTGTGGCGATTTCGGTGTTCTCAGGGGCGTCAAGATGGCCGCCGGAAAACTGGGCATCAAGCCCGAGGAGCTGTTCACCGTCTCCGGAATCGGTTGCTCTTCCAACCTGCCGGGCTACATTCATGCCTACGGCGTCCACAGCCTGCATGGCCGGGCCGTGGCCGTGGCTTCCGGGATCAAGTTCGCCAACCAGGACATGAACGTGGTGATCACCGGCGGGGATGGAGACGGCTACGGCATCGGTCTGGGCCACTTCGTGCACGCCATGCGCCGCAACCTGGATCTCACCTACATTGTCATGAACAATCAGATCTACGGATTGACGACCGGCCAGGCCTCCCCCACCACCATGAAGGAGGTGCGCACCAAGTCCACCCCCCGTGGGAACGCCGAAATGCCCCTCAATCCCATCGCGCTGGCCATTGTCTCCGGCGCCACCTACGTGTCCCGGGCCTTTTCAGGCGAGCCCAGGCACATGGCCGATGTCATCGCCGGCGGCATCGCCCACAAGGGATTTGCCCTGGTGGATGTCTTCAGTCCCTGCGTGACCTACAACAAGATCAACACCTATCCCTGGTTCAAAAAGCGGGTCTACAAGCTGGAGGATGACTCGGACTACGATGCCACCGACCATCAGGGAGCCTTGAAGCGGGCCTACGAGTGGGGGGATCGCATTCCCCTGGGCCTCTTCTACCGGGAGGAGCAGCCGACCTACGAAGAGAGCGAACCGGCCTTGAAGGAAGGCCCCCTGGTTCACCAGAAGCTCGGGATGGAAAAGGAGCTGTTCGACGATCTGATGGAGGAGTTCGTCTAG
- a CDS encoding amidohydrolase, which translates to MRIPSKPPSQRNTSFIHAVARRNLSVASLCWFSILLIWSGLAQSSGSDLSWIPPRVDREYPSLFELYRHLHASPEIAFQEVRTAQRMARELEASGFEVSRSIGGHGVVGLLRNGEGPTLMLRTDLDALPITEETGLEYASQVRIQDPDGQSIGLMHACGHDVHMTCFVGAARILSREKSRWKGTLLMVAQPAEERGAGARAMLADGLFEKFPVPDYAIALHNDAGMQAGRVGVCSGYALAGVDSVDLVVRGVSGHGGYPSTTKDPVVMAAQTVLALQTIVSREIPAIDPAVVTVGSIHGGSKHSIIPDEVRLQLTVRYYTDETRDRIRDGIGRISEGIARAAGVPPDRLPLMSILDSTPPTYNDPALARRASEAMARVLGKDNVLDLKPVMGGEDFGLYGRTPQKVPVCMFWLGAVAPQKMEASKKPGAPRLPSLHSSRYAPDPEPTLKTGVKALTSIALELLNP; encoded by the coding sequence TTGAGAATACCATCCAAGCCCCCCTCTCAAAGGAACACCTCATTCATCCATGCCGTCGCCAGGCGGAACCTTTCGGTGGCGAGTCTCTGCTGGTTCTCCATCCTGCTGATCTGGTCGGGCTTGGCGCAGTCATCCGGGTCCGATCTCTCCTGGATCCCTCCCAGGGTGGATCGTGAATACCCCTCCCTGTTCGAGCTCTACCGGCACCTGCATGCCAGCCCCGAGATCGCCTTTCAAGAGGTTCGTACCGCTCAGCGCATGGCCCGGGAGCTGGAGGCATCCGGCTTCGAGGTGAGCCGGAGCATTGGAGGGCACGGCGTCGTCGGTCTACTGAGAAACGGGGAGGGGCCCACCCTCATGCTCAGAACCGACCTGGACGCGCTACCCATCACCGAGGAGACCGGCCTGGAATATGCCAGCCAAGTCCGCATTCAGGACCCGGACGGCCAATCCATCGGCCTCATGCACGCCTGCGGCCACGACGTCCACATGACCTGCTTCGTGGGTGCCGCGCGCATACTGAGCCGGGAGAAGAGTCGTTGGAAGGGCACCCTGCTGATGGTGGCTCAGCCCGCCGAAGAACGGGGGGCCGGCGCCAGGGCCATGCTGGCCGATGGATTGTTCGAGAAGTTTCCGGTCCCCGACTACGCCATCGCGCTCCACAACGACGCCGGCATGCAGGCGGGGCGGGTGGGCGTCTGCAGCGGCTATGCCCTTGCCGGCGTCGATTCCGTCGATCTGGTGGTACGGGGCGTGTCGGGACACGGCGGTTATCCCTCCACCACCAAGGACCCCGTGGTCATGGCCGCCCAAACCGTTCTGGCGCTCCAGACCATTGTCAGCCGGGAAATTCCGGCCATCGACCCGGCGGTGGTCACGGTGGGATCCATCCACGGGGGCAGCAAGCACAGCATCATTCCCGACGAGGTCCGGCTCCAGCTCACCGTCCGCTACTACACCGATGAAACCCGAGACAGAATCCGCGACGGCATCGGGCGGATCTCTGAGGGGATTGCCCGCGCCGCCGGGGTGCCCCCGGACCGTTTGCCGCTGATGTCGATCCTGGACAGCACTCCACCCACCTACAACGATCCGGCACTGGCGCGGCGGGCCAGCGAAGCCATGGCCCGGGTGCTGGGCAAGGACAACGTGCTGGATCTGAAACCGGTGATGGGGGGAGAGGATTTCGGCCTCTACGGAAGGACCCCTCAGAAGGTGCCAGTCTGCATGTTCTGGCTCGGCGCGGTTGCCCCGCAGAAGATGGAGGCCAGCAAGAAACCGGGCGCCCCTCGCCTGCCCTCACTCCACTCCAGCCGTTACGCACCCGACCCGGAGCCCACCCTCAAGACGGGCGTCAAGGCCTTGACGTCCATAGCACTCGAGTTGCTGAATCCCTGA
- a CDS encoding HAD-IB family phosphatase → MSDSSSKTRRVAVFSDFDGTIAHPDTINLLAETFGGVEFRRDIGGKIASGEISLRDGIAAEVATIRGSLDQVLDFLRQRVEIDESFPPFAQWCRRREIPLTVLSAGIKDVIERLLAPYGLDHVKLLANPLEIIDHRWTLRFLDDTPWGHDKGAALVRARSAGYATAFLGDGLSDLRAANQADLVFARSRLANLCRQKQLPFFPLEDFSTVGATITRHLIQGNGTESPRH, encoded by the coding sequence ATGAGTGACTCCAGTTCCAAAACCCGTCGGGTGGCCGTCTTCAGCGACTTCGACGGGACCATCGCCCATCCCGACACCATCAATCTGCTGGCCGAGACCTTCGGGGGGGTGGAGTTTCGCAGGGACATCGGCGGCAAGATCGCCAGCGGAGAAATTTCCCTTCGGGACGGGATCGCGGCCGAAGTGGCCACCATCCGGGGCAGCCTCGACCAGGTCCTGGACTTTCTCAGGCAGCGGGTTGAAATCGATGAATCCTTTCCACCCTTTGCACAGTGGTGCCGGCGCCGTGAAATCCCCCTGACCGTGTTGAGTGCCGGCATCAAGGACGTCATCGAGCGACTGCTGGCGCCCTACGGGCTCGATCACGTGAAGCTGCTGGCCAATCCCCTCGAAATCATCGACCACCGCTGGACCTTGCGTTTCCTCGACGACACGCCCTGGGGTCACGACAAGGGCGCGGCCCTGGTCCGGGCCCGGTCGGCAGGCTATGCCACCGCCTTCCTGGGAGATGGGTTGTCCGACCTGCGCGCCGCCAACCAGGCTGACCTCGTCTTTGCCCGGAGCAGGCTGGCCAATCTCTGCCGGCAGAAACAGTTGCCGTTCTTTCCCCTGGAGGATTTCTCCACGGTCGGGGCCACCATCACCCGCCACCTGATCCAGGGTAACGGGACCGAGTCTCCGAGGCATTGA
- a CDS encoding DUF309 domain-containing protein, with protein sequence MQPTDPSRPIRKKSLSELNLSTLTQFVLTAQDRTDFHRGIRLFNQARFWEAHEAWEAVWLRHPEDGRFFIQGLIQLAAAYHQLRRRIYRGFLIHLRRAQERLVLFPDRFLGIDVAGLRKEIRGVLAPEDVSKSVRGADYSRIVPPRIRVVDPPTPRERR encoded by the coding sequence GTGCAGCCAACCGATCCAAGCCGACCCATTCGCAAGAAGTCCCTGTCCGAGCTGAACCTGTCGACTCTCACCCAATTTGTCCTGACGGCCCAGGACCGGACAGACTTCCACAGGGGAATCCGGCTATTCAACCAGGCCAGGTTCTGGGAAGCCCATGAAGCCTGGGAGGCGGTGTGGCTGCGCCATCCCGAAGACGGGCGCTTTTTCATCCAGGGGCTCATCCAGTTGGCGGCCGCCTACCACCAGTTGCGGCGCAGGATCTATCGGGGCTTTCTCATCCACCTTCGCCGAGCCCAGGAACGCCTGGTGCTGTTTCCGGATCGATTTCTGGGCATTGACGTGGCCGGTCTTCGCAAGGAGATCCGCGGGGTGCTTGCACCGGAAGACGTAAGTAAATCGGTGCGTGGAGCCGACTATTCCCGGATCGTGCCCCCCCGGATCCGGGTGGTGGACCCGCCAACTCCCCGGGAACGTCGTTGA
- a CDS encoding cache domain-containing protein, with the protein MIRCSCLSLLVSFATVLVSPALVSADTCAERFVAASAVRNQGDVQAFVQCAYEFVQEMGIEEARRAFNEDEQWKSGPTYIFVDEVTPMTDMARAFVFPPDPSREGEPWGLLIDAFGNDYYKELTRVMGHSDEGWIYYSFTNPATGRDEPKASYVKALDWNGTPAAIGAGVYRRDIPGTCWSEEVHAMELEEDPSPEGLQEFVRCAAMELDSGGYFASVSLANDPRWRAGSIYLFGLDTYGYTLFTGSPANPLLGSELSSNFIGSFGGRNVLGVANAFGETFLYYSNRNPGTNQWQRKVTFVKRVTSFGVPVLIGAGYYLD; encoded by the coding sequence ATGATTCGATGCAGTTGTCTTTCCCTTCTGGTTTCGTTTGCCACTGTTCTCGTCTCGCCGGCCCTGGTCTCGGCTGATACTTGTGCGGAGCGCTTCGTTGCGGCCAGCGCCGTGCGCAACCAGGGTGATGTCCAGGCTTTTGTCCAATGCGCCTACGAGTTTGTCCAGGAAATGGGCATCGAGGAGGCCCGGCGAGCCTTCAACGAGGACGAGCAATGGAAGAGCGGCCCCACCTATATCTTCGTCGACGAAGTGACTCCCATGACCGACATGGCTCGAGCGTTCGTCTTCCCACCCGACCCCTCCAGGGAGGGGGAGCCCTGGGGGCTGCTGATCGATGCCTTCGGCAACGACTACTACAAGGAGCTGACTCGTGTCATGGGCCACTCCGACGAGGGCTGGATCTACTATTCCTTCACCAATCCGGCCACCGGCAGGGATGAGCCGAAGGCTTCCTATGTCAAGGCACTCGACTGGAACGGAACTCCGGCGGCGATCGGCGCAGGAGTCTATCGCCGCGACATTCCGGGTACCTGCTGGAGCGAAGAAGTCCACGCCATGGAGCTGGAGGAGGATCCTTCCCCCGAAGGGCTGCAGGAGTTTGTCCGCTGCGCGGCCATGGAGTTGGATTCCGGAGGGTATTTCGCCTCGGTCAGTCTGGCCAACGATCCCCGTTGGCGAGCCGGCTCCATCTACCTGTTCGGGCTGGACACCTACGGCTACACCCTCTTTACCGGCTCCCCGGCAAATCCCTTGCTCGGCTCCGAGTTGTCCTCCAATTTCATCGGCAGTTTCGGGGGACGGAACGTTCTGGGCGTTGCCAATGCTTTTGGTGAAACCTTCCTCTACTACTCGAACCGGAATCCGGGCACCAACCAGTGGCAGCGCAAGGTGACTTTCGTCAAGCGGGTCACGTCTTTTGGAGTTCCGGTGCTGATCGGAGCCGGCTATTACCTGGATTGA